CGCGGAGAAGAGCTCCGGTCGCCAGCCCAACAGACCCAGGCCCTTGTCTCCATAGGTGAAGGTCTGCCCACCGGCGTGTTGGCTCAGATAGACCTGCGACGGGCGGCCGTCCACGAAGCGCACCGTGGCGTGCTCCCAATCACCCACGTGGTTGCCGAAGGTCGAGTAGCCGCCCACGCAACCCCAAGGCGAGTACCAGCCGATGCAGACACGCTTGCCATTGTTGTAAGGGTAGAACATCCAGTACACCACGTCCGTGGTGGACGTGGCCTGGCCATTCACGGTGCGGGTGATGACTTCCGCATAGACAGGCACCGGCGTCTGGTTCGGCCGCTGTCCATCCAGGAACTGCGGGTCCGTGCACGAGTCACAGCCCAGCGCCTGGTTCGTCACCTGATGACCGCCCTCCACGTGCACGTTGGCGAGGTGGAACTCGGTGGAGGAGGGGAAGTATGCCTCGTTCGGGTGGAGCCACACGCGAGGGGCGAAGGCCGCCGCCGTGGCCGCGCTCACGGGCAGCCCCTGGAGCTCCGGGTGCGCCGTCGCGCTCTTGTTGAGGGCCCAGTAGCGGCTGCCTCCCGTGTCCGAGTGACTGGGGCGCGCGACGAAGGTGGTGGCGGGCAGTCCCCGGTGATCCCGGGCGTTCGGCTGCCAGAGCCCCACGTCATTGTCCGCGCCGGAGCCGCTGTCATTCCACAGTGCGGTCGGGTCGGCGGCCACCACGTACTCGCTCTTGATGCAGCGGATGAGGTCCGTGGAGGGCTTGCCGTAGCCCAGCACGCCCACGGCGCCGAGGCAGGTGTAGCCAGCAGGCGCCACGGGCTCCCAGAACGAGCCGTCATGGGTGCCGCCGGAGCCCTTGTCGTTCCAGATCCAGACGTAGTCCACGGGCCGCGCGAGCAGGTCTCCCTCGCCTTGCACCACGAGCGCCGTCGAGGGGGCGGGACCGCCGCCGCCGTTGGGCATCGCGACGTCGCCCAGGGAGTAGTAGCCCGGAGCCTGGGAGAGGTTGGGGCGCCAGATGGAGACGTCGTTGTTCGAGCCCGTGCCGCTGTCGTCGTAGATCCACTGGAACGCCGACACGGGCTTGAGGAGGAGTCGCTGGCTGAAGCGCAGCGGCGCCTTGTCGGAGGAGAGGGTGAGGTCCGCACTCTGGCCCGGTGACGCGGTCGCCGCGACGAGCTTGTACGTGCCGGGGGCCAGGGAGACCGAGAGCCGCGCGCCCAGGTTGCCCGCGCTGTTGTCGTCCTCGGCGAGCACGTTGCCGCTCGCATCGAGGAGGTAGAGATAGGCGTCCACGGACGAGGTGAGCGAGAAGGTCACCGTCGCCGTGGGGCCCGCATGGTCGACGATGAAGGTGCGATTGCCGGGATGCGTGGGATTCCTGCCACCCGAGCCGAGCCAGCGCCCATGCACCGTGTTGCCCTGGAGTCCCGCGAGGGACGCCTCCGTGTCGCGGAGCGCCGTGTCTTCGACTGCCTCCAGCGAACCACCACAGCCCAGCGCGCTCACTCCCAGCGACGACAGCACGAGCCAGCGGCGTGAACCCAGACGTCCAGCGAGCATACGGGCCTCTTCATGGTCCTGCGTGGACGCGCAGGATACACTCAGCGCCTGTTGAAGGAGGCCACCACGATGTCGAGAAGGAGCCGCTGATCTTGTCATTCGGGCCCCGGGCCCGAGAGGGCATGTCAGACCGGTGATGTGCAATCTCCTCGGCGGGCGCGCGCGGCCCCGGGGGAAGGCGTACCCCTCTCAGCGCAGCAGCGCCACGACATGAAACCGTGGAGGCTTGGGACTTGGAACCCTCTGGACGCAGATTCGGAAGCGCCGTGGTCATCGGCGGCAGCATGGCGGGACTCCTGAGCGCGCGGGTGCTCGCGGACCACTTCGACAAGGTGACGCTGGTGGAGCGGGATGTCCGGGGGGACGGGCCCGCCGCGCGCAAGGGTGTTCCGCAAGGGCCGCACATCCACGTGCTGCTGGATGCGGGCCGGCGCATCCTCGACAAGTACTTCCCGGACCTGTTCGAGCACCTCCAGGTCGAGGGCGCCGAGCTCATCGACTCGAGTGGGGACCTCGCGTGGCACCACTTCGGGGTGTGGAAGCTGCGCCGCACCAGCGGCATCCCCGGGTTGCTGTGCACCCGGCCCCTGCTCGAGTGGAACGTCCTGCGCCGGGTGAAGGCGCGGCCCAACGTCGTGGTGCGCGAGGGCTGCTCCATCGAAGGGCTCATCCACGACGAGAAGGGCACGGGACGCATCACGGGCGTCCGGGTCAAGACACCCCAGGGCGAGGAGTCGTGGGAGGCGGACCTCGTCGTGGATGCCAGCGGCCGCGGCTCGCGGATGCCTCAGTGGTTGGAAGCCATCGGCTACGCGCGCCCGGAGGAAGAGCAGGTCATCGTGGACCTTTCCTACACGACGTGCCTGCACGAGCCGCCGCCCCACTTCCATAAGGAATGGAAGGCGCTCTTTCTCTATCCAAATCCTCCCAAGGTCTGGCGCGCGGGTTTCATCTCTCAGGTCGAGGGAGGCCGGTGGATCGTCACCCTCAATGGCTACTTCGGGGAGCACGCGCCGACCGAGTACGCGGGGTTCCTCGAGTACGCGCGCTCACTGACGCGTCCGGACCTGTACGACTCCCTGAAAGAGGCCACGCCGATAGGGCCCATCTCCCAGCACAAGGTGAAGGACTGCCGGTGGCGGCACTACGAGAAGCTGCCCCGCTTTCCCGAAGGGCTGGTCATCCTGGGAGACGCCGCGTGTGCCTTCAACCCCCTCTACGGGCAAGGCATGTCGGTGGCGGGGCTTGGCGCCGAGCTGCTGGACGCCTGCCTTCGCGAGCAGGCCGAACGAGGCGAGCTGTCGGGCCTGGCGCAGCGCTTCCGCGAGCGGCTGCCAGAAGTCATCCGGCTCCCGTGGCTGTTGGGGACGGGCATGGACCTGCTGTATCCGCAGGCCGTCGGGAAGCGGCCCTTCGGGCTGGGCTTGCTGCACTGGTACATCCTGCGGCTGATGGAGCGCACGTCGACTGACGCGCACGTCCATCGCCAGTTCTACCGGATCCTGCACTTGCACGCGGGGCTGGAGGCGGTTCTCCAGCCCTCCGTGGCCTTGCCCGTGTTGGGCCATGGCGTCATGTCGCTCTTCCGACCTCTCGAGCGGCTGGCGAATACCGAGACACGACCTCTCCCTGTCACGCTTCCGCGTCCAGGCCCTGTCCCGGTCGAGAAGTCCACGGGGTAGAGGGGTGGGGTGAGTCTCCAGTCTGGAGACACTCTGGAGACGCGAAGGAGCCTGAAGACACCGAGGTCAGGCCGCTCGCATCGAAGGCTTCGGCGACCTGGAACCAATCCGGCTTCTCAACCGGCTTCGACATTCCGGCCAGGGCCCTCCACAACTGCTGGCCCGGCAGTGCCTCCCGCCATGTCGCTCGCCGGACGGTGACGTCCGTTCTGCCCCGAGAGTGGTCTGGGACCGCCAGCTCATCGCGGCTTGCGCGCTATCAGGAATACGTTCTGCGTGCTGTCGCCGACGTCGGGCGTCTCGATGTCGACGAATCCCACATCGGCGACAGCAGCCCGAAGCTTGTCTCGGCGGAGCACCGTCACCCGTGGCGCCTTGCCAAGCCACCGCGAGGAAGCCCCCGAAGATCGGCCCCAGGGGCCGCCGAGGCACGCAGTGGAGGTGACGAGCGTGCCCCCCGGCACGGTCACGCGATACATCGCTCGCAGGAGCGCCGCGGGATCGTCAAGCAAATGCAGGAGGTTGTAGGCGCATACGCAGTCGAACTGCGCGTCTGTGAACGTGGCCAGCGTGCCGGAAGGCTGCGCGTGGAAGACGACGTTCGCGGTGCCCGCAGCCGCGGCCTTGCGGTGGGCGATGGCGATCATGTTCCGCGAGATGTCGACCCCATCCCTCGATCGCCGCGCGCACCAGCAGATGCAAGTGAGATGGACCGTCCCCGACAGGCTCTCGTCATGTCCGGCAGCACCGCGCGTCAGCGCGCATACCTCGTCTTCGACGCGCACGGCGGCCGGCATCATTCGCTCGCCAGCATCGGTGAGCACGAACCCGTTGCGATGCCGGTCGAACAGCCGGGTCCTCAGCTCGAACTCGAGCGCGTCGACCCGCCGAACGACCGTGCTGTGGCTCACGCCGAGTGCAGCGCCGGCGGCGCGCACCGACCCGAGCCGCGCCAGGGCGAGGAAGTAGCGGAGATCGTTCCAGTCCACGGGGGAAGACTAGACCTGTGACGCACGGTTACGGGCCGCCGCGGAGCGAAGTGCCCCGAGCCTCCGTCAACTCGACCGCGCGAGGGGCTGAGGAGTACGGGACTTGAACCCGTGGGCAGGGCGATAGCAAACCCCAGGCAGGACGCGCTGTTACCCGCTATCACCTTGATTTCCCTCGGGTTCGTCATCCCGCGCCGTTCCCCGGTGCTCCGCGTCAATCCACGCTGGAGGGGCACACTGAGGGCACATGCAGCCAACTGGGTCCAGCCGCTCACGGACGCGAGCGGCCGGAACTCCCCGATTCACAAAAATCCGTGGGAAACTGACGGCAGCATGTGCCCTGGTGATGTGGGGCTGGGGAGAAGCAGGAGGGGTCGTGGGTGGGCGGACCAGCAGGAGGGCGGCATGCGCTTCGAGGCGTTGCCGCTGCCCACGCAAGGTGAGGTGGAGCGACGGCTGCGGGTCGTCACTAGGGACTGAGTCTGCTGGAGAGAGGAGGCAAATCCCGCGCAAGGGCCGGAGGACGTGCAGCAGGACCACTAAGGGTGCTCGCCGCCGCAGCGGCTGCACTGGCTGGAAGTGGACTTCCGGTTCCCTCCCAGAAAACGGCCTTGGTGCTCCTTCTTCAAGGGCGTCTCCCAGCATGCCCAATACGCACCTGCATGCGCGAACGATAGGCAGCATCTGTAATGGCTGTGCCGCTACGCTGCCACCGTCGCCTCCCGGCACCAGTCGGCCTGCCCAGCAGGAGGGCCGCCTTGTCGCCTATGCTTGAAGCGGACAAAGCCCAAGCGCTGTCAGGGAGGAAATGCGTTTCTCGTCTACTTCTGTTCGCCTGCGTCTGGCAGGGGGACGCCGCGCACACCCAGAGTTATTGGATTTTCCATATGAGCACGACTTCAAAGAAGAAGCCTGCGACGAACAAACCCCACCCCTTCCTGGTGTTTCTCTTGGAAAGCGGGCGCCAGTGGCAGAACAAGTTTGCTGACACGGCTCGTCAAACCGGAAGCCGTCCTGGTCAGAAGGTGGAGGTGGAACTCTCGCTTGTAGAGTTCTACCAATCTGAAGTCTTCCGCTACGCGACGCGCCTTGCGGATCTTCCCGAGCAACTCCGCGTCATCGCCAACTTCATGGTTCACCGCCCTAAGGGCCGGGCATTGAAGAGGCTGAGGATTCGCAGGGCGGAATACGTCGCCTACCATTACAGAAACTTCGTTGTTCTACTTCAGACGGCAACGGACATCGCTATACGGCTGACAGGCGTGACTCTGGCTCTTGGGCTGCGTCCGCAAGAGATGAATGAGAAAACGGTCGTCGGGAATGAATGGACAAACCGCTTTCGCTTGAAGGCTCCGTTAGAACGGCTTCAGAAGGTGGCCTCACCTCTCAAGCGGATCCGTAATGAATGGATTCATGCCGGGGTCACTCCTCTCATTGAGCCCACCGATACGATCGCTCTCATCGAGAGTGCCCAGCATCTGAGCGGGGAGGAGATTTGGCTGGCCGAGTGGGAGATTGACGCGTATTTTGATAAGGCTTGCGATGATCTCGTCAAACAGATCGCAGAACACGCGACGGCTCTTCACGAAGCTGTTGACGTGCTACTGACCGCCCTCCAAACTCCCTATAAATACTGGTCCTCCCGTCTGGAGCATGACTGGCGGATCACTGCAGAGGGCACTTCAGCGAAAGAAAAAGCATAAGAAAGAGGGAGCCCTTTGAAGGCAAAGACTGGAGCGGAGCTGTTCCAGCAAATTGGATACGCGGTGCCCCTTCGAGTTCGTCGAGGACGCTCGCAGTTGGGTGGAGCGCTTCGTGAGCTGGTACAACACCGAGCGTCGGCACTCGGCCACCTGCTTCGTCATGCCTGCCGACAGGCACTTCGGCCGCGAGACGGCTCTGCTGGCTCGACGCCACCAAGTGTACCAGTGGGCCCCTGCCCGTCACCCCGTGCGCTGGATCTACGGCATACGCAACTGGACTCCGGCGCGCCCGTCAGTGTCGGTCCCTCTCCGAACCTCATCCTGGCAGTGCAGCAGATGAGGCGCAGGGGCTGCTCCTCTCTCTCTCGACAACTACCTTTGACGCTCACCGTCTAGGTCGAAATGGCTTGCGCGAAAGGTGTAGACATTCGGCCATCCCGCAATCGGGGCGGGGCTTCCTTTTGGGCAGCGAGGCGGCAGGTTCTCTGAAGAGGCTTGGGCGTCCATCTCTTCAATGGGGGCAAAATCGAGGAGCATTCTCCAGCATAGCAATTGCCAAAACTTGCAGTGCAAATCCACATCCAGCCCCAATCTCTCAGCCCGCCAATCAATTCAATGGAATTTGCTCTCGCCATTAGTCTTTTGGGGACGTCAATCCCGCTCACTGTTGCTCTTTTTAATGTTATCTACCAAACAAAAGCTCTAAAGGAAACGCAGCTCTACGAGGCTCTGAAGCGCTCGGGAGACAAGGATAGCCCATTGATCCGGGCGAGCGCATCTGCACTCATTGCAACAATCGGAAACTCTTCAGGTCCTCTGTTGTTTTCAAAGCCGCATCGGTCCACCGCAATCAATCATCTATCCACCAGCCTCCAGATAGAAGCAAATCCGACGGTCCTAGTTGCACTGCAGGACGGACTGCACAAGCTTGCAAAGAAATCCCCAGGCCTCGTCGCCAAAAGCATTGCAACGGCAAACGTCCGCATCCATCGTGCGCTCGCCCACGCAATCACAACAAGCCAGCAAGTCGCGCGGCCACAGTCCGCTGAGGAACCGCATCCGACAGAAGTTTCTTCCCTCGGCTATAATCAAGATACCATCGCATACTTACTCGAACTTTGGGGGAAGGAGGCTAAAAGGCGGCCACATCTCCCGCCGCATCATTATGAACCAGGTGCCCTGCCTCCCATCGCAACTCTCGTCAGCCAGTTAAGGTCGTCAACAGTCGCACTGTCACTCGCCCTCCACCATTCTCCAAGCTTCAAAAAGACAGAACACTCACTCTGCTATGTTTTCATGGCAAACGAGGAGTTGTCGGACATCGAAATCAAGAACACCATCATGCATGGGGCCTGCTTCGACAGTTCCATCCTGCTGCGCACAGAAATCACCTACACCGACATGGCAAACTCAAGGCTTCGAAGAATAGAAGCCCAGTCTTGCCAGTTTGATGGCAGCAACTTGTCCGGCT
The genomic region above belongs to Myxococcus guangdongensis and contains:
- a CDS encoding Vps62-related protein, whose amino-acid sequence is MLAGRLGSRRWLVLSSLGVSALGCGGSLEAVEDTALRDTEASLAGLQGNTVHGRWLGSGGRNPTHPGNRTFIVDHAGPTATVTFSLTSSVDAYLYLLDASGNVLAEDDNSAGNLGARLSVSLAPGTYKLVAATASPGQSADLTLSSDKAPLRFSQRLLLKPVSAFQWIYDDSGTGSNNDVSIWRPNLSQAPGYYSLGDVAMPNGGGGPAPSTALVVQGEGDLLARPVDYVWIWNDKGSGGTHDGSFWEPVAPAGYTCLGAVGVLGYGKPSTDLIRCIKSEYVVAADPTALWNDSGSGADNDVGLWQPNARDHRGLPATTFVARPSHSDTGGSRYWALNKSATAHPELQGLPVSAATAAAFAPRVWLHPNEAYFPSSTEFHLANVHVEGGHQVTNQALGCDSCTDPQFLDGQRPNQTPVPVYAEVITRTVNGQATSTTDVVYWMFYPYNNGKRVCIGWYSPWGCVGGYSTFGNHVGDWEHATVRFVDGRPSQVYLSQHAGGQTFTYGDKGLGLLGWRPELFSAQGSHGLYADAARHIYRNLPNGDFLADDTGRGIVWDTWSALVPFDWRTPGTFEGSLSWLNRTERWGNPKSGCEVSEPITGECILNDGPTGPMSKSASRPDFLPLD
- a CDS encoding LysR family transcriptional regulator — its product is MDWNDLRYFLALARLGSVRAAGAALGVSHSTVVRRVDALEFELRTRLFDRHRNGFVLTDAGERMMPAAVRVEDEVCALTRGAAGHDESLSGTVHLTCICWCARRSRDGVDISRNMIAIAHRKAAAAGTANVVFHAQPSGTLATFTDAQFDCVCAYNLLHLLDDPAALLRAMYRVTVPGGTLVTSTACLGGPWGRSSGASSRWLGKAPRVTVLRRDKLRAAVADVGFVDIETPDVGDSTQNVFLIARKPR
- a CDS encoding FAD-dependent oxidoreductase, whose amino-acid sequence is MEPSGRRFGSAVVIGGSMAGLLSARVLADHFDKVTLVERDVRGDGPAARKGVPQGPHIHVLLDAGRRILDKYFPDLFEHLQVEGAELIDSSGDLAWHHFGVWKLRRTSGIPGLLCTRPLLEWNVLRRVKARPNVVVREGCSIEGLIHDEKGTGRITGVRVKTPQGEESWEADLVVDASGRGSRMPQWLEAIGYARPEEEQVIVDLSYTTCLHEPPPHFHKEWKALFLYPNPPKVWRAGFISQVEGGRWIVTLNGYFGEHAPTEYAGFLEYARSLTRPDLYDSLKEATPIGPISQHKVKDCRWRHYEKLPRFPEGLVILGDAACAFNPLYGQGMSVAGLGAELLDACLREQAERGELSGLAQRFRERLPEVIRLPWLLGTGMDLLYPQAVGKRPFGLGLLHWYILRLMERTSTDAHVHRQFYRILHLHAGLEAVLQPSVALPVLGHGVMSLFRPLERLANTETRPLPVTLPRPGPVPVEKSTG
- a CDS encoding pentapeptide repeat-containing protein — its product is MQIHIQPQSLSPPINSMEFALAISLLGTSIPLTVALFNVIYQTKALKETQLYEALKRSGDKDSPLIRASASALIATIGNSSGPLLFSKPHRSTAINHLSTSLQIEANPTVLVALQDGLHKLAKKSPGLVAKSIATANVRIHRALAHAITTSQQVARPQSAEEPHPTEVSSLGYNQDTIAYLLELWGKEAKRRPHLPPHHYEPGALPPIATLVSQLRSSTVALSLALHHSPSFKKTEHSLCYVFMANEELSDIEIKNTIMHGACFDSSILLRTEITYTDMANSRLRRIEAQSCQFDGSNLSGSDMREAIFTKSSFEKSNLAKCNLEDANFEQVNLLGSNLSGANVRNARLWSSTIGSAADLTGVNWWLANFYGPAPAQEVNEELIASLAQKHPPPPDPQSWHPSVRAVLKPSLSANSSLSANSSLSANSSLSANSSLSANSSLGTGLNDSAKRKRNKSKQNR